In Belonocnema kinseyi isolate 2016_QV_RU_SX_M_011 chromosome 4, B_treatae_v1, whole genome shotgun sequence, a single window of DNA contains:
- the LOC117171514 gene encoding DNA ligase 1-like — translation MIEFQKQQKQTNVPNRSRRTPLNVVVEKIGSSAVVHGNLGKESLKELLMSELSLISKYESPETKDSTSSLENTSENTLLTQGFSEIISKAGDKKNISEKSKSEEEMRELNIGNERKAVESDKEKQEVKSIKDPMKFDKISQEKDNNITKELQKSQKDIFENEVTNKEVKEDQDMKNKTNENEKKDQINSSNEDFSIHGKAGKVMKKVDTKNEDKEKDSGKEITENEFEKGDYDTKFQDKEKGTLKCQSNKETIRKTENILQDKRKKEEADDTVKYLFQKKDSKLRGKKCMSKREKREKRRAIMKDKSSRYYGDLDDDKTKQIEEISDFEDFANDSEKKERGSCFSKRSSDIQDILALSYDGKWLRQYLRKPLFLAMNEIVKKKPRDPVNYLGFWLLNYRKAQESLKRKMDLEEELLSKRN, via the exons ATGATTGAATTTCAGAAGCAACAGAAACAAACAAATGTGCCTAACAGATCTCGACGAACTCCATTAAATGTGGTCGTAGAAAAAATTGGATCAAGTGCTGTTGTTCATGGAAATCTAGG aaaagaGAGTCTGAAAGAACTGCTGATGTCGGAATTATCTTTGATATCCAAATATGAATCGCCTGAAACTAAAGATTCGACTTCTTCTTTAGAAAATACCTCGGAAAATACATTATTAACACAaggattttcagaaattatttctaAAGCAG gcgataagaaaaatatttctgagaAAAGTAAATCTGAAGAAGAAATGAGAGAATTAAATATTGGCAATGAAAGAAAAGCGGTAGAAAGTGATAAAGAAAAACAAGAAGTAAAGAGTATAAAGGACCCtatgaaatttgacaaaatatcACAGGAAAAGGATAACAATATTACTAAAGAACTACAGAAAagtcaaaaagatatttttgaaaacgaAGTGACAAACAAAGAAGTGAAAGAAGATCAagatatgaaaaataaaactaacgAAAATGAGAAAAAGGATCAAATAAATTCAAGTAATGAGGATTTTTCTATTCACGGAAAGGCGGGTAAAGTTATGAAAAAGGTCGATACTAAAAACGAAGATAAGGAAAAGGATTCTGGAAAGGAAATTactgaaaatgaatttgaaaaaggggATTATGATACAAAATTTCAGGATAAAGAAAAAGGAACCTTAAAATGTCAAAGTAATAAAGAAACAATTCgaaaaacggaaaatattttacaagataaaagaaaaaaggaagaagcaGATGAcacagtgaaatatttatttcagaaaaaagattcaaaGCTAAGGGGAAAAAAGTGTATGTCAAAAagagaaaagagagaaaagagaagAGCAATTATGAAGGATAAAAGTTCAAGATATTATGGTGATCTTGATGATGATAAGACGaaacaaattgaagaaatttcagacTTTGAAGATTTTGCAAacgattctgaaaaaaaagaaagaggtaGCTGTTTTAGCAAAAGAAGTTCTGATATTCAAGATATTTTAGCACTTTCTTATGATGGCAAATGGCTGAGGCAGTATTTGAGAAAACCTTTGTTTTTGGCCATGAATGAAATCGTTAAGAAAAAGCCTAGAGATCCTGTAAATTATCTTGGATTTTGGCTTTTAAATTACAGAAAGGCACAGGAaagcttgaaaagaaaaatggacTTAGAAGAAGAATTGTTGTCGAAAAGGAATTAG